Sequence from the Helianthus annuus cultivar XRQ/B chromosome 13, HanXRQr2.0-SUNRISE, whole genome shotgun sequence genome:
aaatttataaagtttacattttaagtgttatagtttttttttggtttaaaTTTAATAGTTTTTaagtttagtttttaatttttttaataacagtaggtttttttaagtttagtttttaagtttttaaatttaataattttttaatTCTTCACAGTTAGTTTAGTTtaagttttttaattttttaattcataacagtaagtttttttttattattttatatgttgtaaggtttgttttgtttatttactttaatttgtttgtttttttataggtAATAACCAACCGGGTGACGGGTTTTGGTCCAAGGTATTGACCAAGTTTCTCGCCATGATGGACCAAGGCCCGTATAGAGATATCGACTCGGTTTCCTCGAAGTGGCGAAAATTGAACTCGGCCATTAATCGGTTTTGCGAGGAGTATAACAAATTATATACAAGTGACCGTCGTAGCGGGTGGAACGACGAGGATGTGTTCAAAATGGCATTGCAAAAGTATAAGCAAAATCATGGTTCCAACTTTCCTCACGTTCGCGCGTGGATGGTTGTAAAAGACGACCCAAAATGGGCGCCCATTCCTAACGAGGTGGCGATggcgaaacgccaaaaaacatcgGAAACGGGTAGTTTAAGCGCCGGTGGGTCGgacgcgaggtgtcacattaACTTAAATGATGACGCCGACTATGACGAAGACGAGTATAACGTACGTGAACCCGACCGTCCACCGGGCCGAGACAAAACAAAAAAGGAGCGGGCCAAGGGAAAAGGAAAGGAAACGGTGGACCCGAACATGGTTGAGTTTATGGAACACCTAAAAGTGTACAACGACATCTCGGCCCAAAAGTCGAAGGCGAAGGAGCGGGCCGTCCAAGAAAAAAGTCGTGCATCGGACgagaagttaaaagaaaaggtCCGATTGTCGAATGAGAAACTCCGAATCTCCGATGAAAAAATTCGGCTTAAGGAATGGGAAATAATGATGATTAATGTCGAGAACGAACCCGAGCCgagacgttcgatgttgaaaaaactaCAAGACGACATCATGAAAAAGCATCAAATTATTtaactttatgtttatttttattaagtctttttttttaagtttatgttttttttttaatatttatgtaatgtgggtttaatattaatgaaaatattttattagtatatttgtcaaatgttaaaaaaaataaaataataaaaaaaataaaaaaaacataaaaagtggtgaaggactatgactaggatcaTCCTACCATGCcttctagttttggaggatggaccATCTTAGTGAGGATTGTGACgtgtcgcctacgtggcggactatcctccaaggatggtccatcaccataccatgtagtctAATATAACAAAGATAACATAAAGATTCGTTTACACGTGTTCCaaccaaatgtttttttttttttttgaaagaagtGTTGATGTAATAATGTATAAGTCTAACTAATCAGCACTGTTAACCTTTTACCCACGAGTGATAATAAAGACAAATCACAGTTTCACTTGCTCCCAACGTTCTACTTCCACCATGAAACACATCTGTGCAAACCAACAACCTAGAATCAGAGTTGGTGAAGCATGCCCCCCACTTTTTGTTTCTTCCCATACTTTTACACTCTttacacataataataataataataataataagagtaaattagtttttgagtccctatgttttagtggttttaaccacttaagttcaaaatcaaaaagtttaacgcttTGAGTCtctagccatttattttataacattttgagtctgattttgtttattttataacgatttgagtccaaaaaattggactcaaaaggttaaaatttggactcaaaaggaaacaaatggttaatgaaaatgcttATAGTGACTCAGGTcattaaactttttgcttttgaactcaactagttaaaaccactaaaacacaggggctcaaaaagtaatttaccataataataataataataataataataataataataataataataatttaaattactTTAAAGCGTCTTTATCTAAAATAATTTAGGGTTTTCCAGAATATTTCTTATAAATATATGAACTAATCatgaattgaaaaaaaaaaaaaagattgaatGACTAAGAGAAAGTATTCAAATAGTTTAGGGTTTTCCAGAATATTTCTTATAAATATATGAACTAATCATGAATTGAAAAAAAAAGATTGAAGGGCTAAGAGAAAGTATTCAAATAGTTTAGGGTTTTCCAGAATATTTCTTATAAATATATGAACTAATCATGAATTGAAAAAATATTTCTTATAAATATATGACCTAATCatgaattgaaaaaaaaaaaaaagattgaatGACTAAGAGAAAGTATTTAAATAGTTTAGGGTTTTCCAGAATATTTCTTATAAATATATGAACTAATCATGAATTGAAAAAAAAAGATTGAAGGGCTAAGAGAAAGTATTGGAGTTTGGAGAGATATATTTGTGTTGCGAAGATTGAGTCAGTGTGCCTTGGTATGACCCCCACCGTATCGCATGGTTCCAAAAGGATTAGCCCCGACTCGTCCCTTTCGTGTATTCAGAACCATGGACCGCATGTATATAGTTCGGTGCGTTTGGATGCATGGTTACACATTTTTATCAGATTTGATATAACTATCAGGCgggagggtgtggtataaagccctaGGGGCTTTTATCACGTCACGTCAGATCCATCTAGGCGTCACGTCATATGGGGGCTTTAAAGTCACTCTTTTTAACTTGCATGGTGTGGTATAAAACTCGAGTAAacttgcaattttaccccctgaggttaggggtcattggcactCTTAcccccccctaaggaaataattgcaattttacccccccaCTGTTCActgttatgtcgcaaccttacccccTAACCACAGTCAACGGTAGTTTGACCATTATatgtaagggtattttagtaatcttaccctatatttatttttattattatttttattatatatagagtaaactgcaattatcatcatcatcttcaaccattaTCTGAACCTCCATCATCATCGTCTTCAACCATCACCGTCGCCATCTGAAccgccacaaccaccactgccgcCACAACCATCACCGTCGCCATCATCACCACCCCCGCCACAAAcctccatcatcatcatcttcaaccatcaCCGTCGCCATCTGAAccgccacaaccaccactgccgcCACAACCATCACCGTCGCCATCatcaccactgccaccgccacaATAGTGGCTTACGCAGTGGAAGTACAAATTTTCGAAAATTAATTAATCATCTACAAAATGAAAGATCATGATGAAAAATAGAGAGGTGAAGAAGTACCTCAAATTCAGAACCTTTTGATGATACAACAAGAACAAAACAAGCTTTTCTCCAGACAAGATCACAGAGATCGGAACTCGAATTCTTAGATTTGGTGAAGAATCAAAACTTCTCTTTTCCGTTTATATCTCTTATCAATCAGTGTTGGTTAGTATTCAATCATCCCTTTTGTGATATATAAACCACAGAAGTCAAATCTTCAACCCCAAGAAAGCCCCTAATTTGAAGATTTTTGACACAACTAACAGATCTTGACAAAGATCAGACATTCAATATCTAATTATATAAAGATTATTTCCCTTTTATTCCGTTTTATTAAGACCCTAGATGGATTAAACACTAAACTACTTATTTTATTAAGTGAAAAATTAGGTGTAAAGGTTTGGCAGCCATTAGAGACTATAGAACGTGAGACACAAAGGCGATGGTTGCAATGAAGAAGAGGAAATTGACACATACGTTTTGCATTGATGTTGTGGGGCCATCAATTCATCACACACACAACAAGAATCCTTAAAAGCTTGAAGCTTTTAAAGATCTTGATGAAGAATACACACAAGCAGACCTAAATTCAATCTGGGCTTCTCAAATTTCTCAAAAATAAGACCACCCAGATCGATCTTTGTGCAAATTATGTACCATCTAATCAATTACACTCAATAAACGTCAAAAAGATTGAAGTAAAGGAAGAATCTTGAACTGGCCCACTTAATTGATTTCAAGATTTAGGGTTTCTGTGGGTGTGGCAGCCATTGATGACTGTTAAAAAGTGAGAGAAAGTGGTGAAGAAGAggggtggtggctggaggtggcagtggtggttgtggtggtgaatggcggtggtaGTGGTGGCAGGGAGTAATATCACAGAGTGCACAAAACACAGGGGCTAATatgaaagggcattatagtcatttcaagttATAGTCAACAGATTAGTCAACAAGTTTGAGGCCGgggggtaaggttgcgacataacagtgaacagtggggggtaaaattgcaattatttccttagagGGGGTAAGagtgccaatgacccctaacctcagggggtaaaattgcagtctACTCATAAAACTccttattaaacaaaattaaaaaaaaaaaatttattggtTGAAAAGAGGTAGGCCTCACATGCACACCCATTTTTGCACGTTATCACAATGGTATAATCAGCTAGTGAATTCTATAAactatgttttattttttataatatcaTACTATGCACTATATATGTGAGATGATTATAAATGTGTGACACTGAAAATAAGATAACTCGGGATTACTTTTTTGAATAAAATTTCGTAAAGGGAAGAGATTCAGGTCTTATTTTATGGCAAACTTTTGGGCACGTAATAAATTCGAAGAGGGACCAATCTACGATATATAGAGTGTAGGATTGAAAGGGTTCTTTATAACTAAGACcccccgtagtggggcgttttttataaaaaaaattcaaaaaaaacgccTAATCACGCCCAAAGCCCATTACGGGGCGGCGTTTTGTGGCGTGTTCCGAGCAGAAAATGGTTTTGGCGTTTTTGTAATCACGCCATTGCATGCATTCTCATTTCCATTTTGGCCAATAAGAATATTCCACctaatttttagtttagtttacttttatttttttatataattgggtaatcattaatggggcattattgggcattatcccACTACGCCTATTTGTGAAAAACGCCCGTAATGCCCAtttgctgactgggatgacacgtgtcgcacAATGCCCAtgggtgggggcattattcatgtgcaccactacacatggtctaataagTATATAATATATAGgctaaagataaaaagaaaaccacttttattgagAAAACCCAGGAAACTCTAAGCTctcgactttttttttttgaaaaaattatcACACGtaatatatacatgtttttaagagttttgggcaaaaaaaaatcgaaaaagcGCCTAaggattatttttaaaaaaaataaacaaatttcagcaactttgtTGACTAACACGTGTTAGGCAAAAaatgttgaaacttgtttatttatttttttttttaaatttattcgccgcttttttgttttttttttttggcccaaaactcttaaaaacgtgtatattacatgtgttatttttttcaaaaaaaaaaatgtcggaagctttgagtttcccgggttttctcaataaaagtggttttctatATATCCttacccttatatatatatatatatatatatatatatatatatatatatatatatatcatgtctttgaaaatgtaacatattttgtaaaaaaaaaaaatctatataatGAATATTTAAGTTTACCTTTTAATGAAacatgtgagattaaatatatattaatgtaatatttaatcttgtagcctttataatcatttatattatattagatcaaaatatattaataacctattaataattagttggtaattgttgatggaccatattacccttattaactaattaggtttcctcttgggtgtataaataaggggattattagagagtttaagggttacaCAGGTTACACAAATTACACAATCacaaaccctcataacatcaattttcgtctctctccccataaccgaaaTCTACCCTACTTTCGGTTCTTCACCATCATcaacttacaccctaaggaggaaccagatcatcctgacaatcatgtcgaactctatggctgcatctctgactggattctctaccggcctgtctgctgtaacaggtatgttattcatgttttccattacatttaaacagaactgatccaacatgtggtatcagagcatatgttgacaaatcagttctgttttcgtatccatcatTCTGGGATCATAATCTGGAAAACGAAATTTTTTAAAGTCTTAAGAATCACGGCTGGTTTCGAGTTCTAATGAGCCGAAAtcactgttttcggaaaaataTGTTTGATAATTTTGACTCGAAACCGTAAATGGGATAATAATATCCGAAATCTGTTAACTGAAATCATAAAATTTAGATTTCGGATCCCagattatgtttttatttttttagggttcatcataatgTTCTAAGAAAACTCGAAAATTCCCTAACTTTTGGAATATAATTTAGATTAGCGGGTGTTTTTACTGTTTTGATCTTAATTTTATCTATTAAAGttttcgaaaactgttaaagaGATAATCAGTTATTATTTACGAAATCTTTTGATAATTTAGATCAGCAATAAAACAGGAAACACTAtcccacaatccctaaaatttcgagttttcagttatcatcacaaaacagctgttaacagggATTCGAGATCATCAGACTGCGAATCGAGACCatcagatctcgactcgagaccacaaggtctcgactcaaAATCATAAGGGCTCTCAAAtctgtacaactcgagacaagggtctcgactcgagaccacaaggttgcgactcgagaccataaagctacaactcgagactaaggttgcgactcgagaccataaagctacaactcgagactaaggttgcgactcgagaccataaggctacaactcgagactaaggttgcgactcgagacctcataactaactcgagatctcaaaactcagtcgagaccatgactcgaga
This genomic interval carries:
- the LOC110917985 gene encoding glutathione S-transferase T3-like, whose product is MDPFNNPDTPNTPSNNPNTPTNPTQPNVFSVPGYYPTLEPNQFSQFSSNASSTNDDAGCLELSTRSTSTDPHTPRSTPTDPHTPVQSKDDVEIVPETQPPKGKGKRNKGKQVAGDQASKPKAIKWTPIEEEALAKAFIGTSDNPVKGNNQPGDGFWSKVLTKFLAMMDQGPYRDIDSVSSKWRKLNSAINRFCEEYNKLYTSDRRSGWNDEDVFKMALQKYKQNHGSNFPHVRAWMVVKDDPKWAPIPNEVAMAKRQKTSETGSLSAGGSDARCHINLNDDADYDEDEYNVREPDRPPGRDKTKKERAKGKGKETVDPNMVEFMEHLKVYNDISAQKSKAKERAVQEKSRASDEKLKEKVRLSNEKLRISDEKIRLKEWEIMMINVENEPEPRRSMLKKLQDDIMKKHQII